A portion of the Acidisoma sp. PAMC 29798 genome contains these proteins:
- a CDS encoding penicillin-insensitive murein endopeptidase translates to MRLRFLMLLPLLAPPAYAGTVGPAPGALRIIGAGTGCIVGARALPPQGPGYEVIRASQSSFWGAPVTLRGIETLAAEAQRAGLPDLYVGDLSGPRGGPLSGGHVAHQRGLDVDIYLDTQPKPALTLAQRNGLAPPAIVPAGSTQVDPAQWSRATMTLIHMATALPGLDRLLVNPVIKRQLCEAATGDTSWLRRVRPWWGHRAHMHLHFACPPGQPDCVDQAAVPAGNGCGAALDWWFMPDGSIRPPPPSSGGQPPAIPAACGPILAPLAGGALPQGAEAN, encoded by the coding sequence ATGCGTCTGCGCTTTCTCATGCTGCTGCCGCTGCTCGCACCGCCCGCTTACGCCGGCACCGTAGGACCGGCGCCGGGCGCGCTGCGCATCATCGGCGCCGGCACGGGCTGCATCGTCGGAGCCCGTGCCCTCCCGCCGCAGGGACCCGGCTACGAGGTCATTCGCGCCAGCCAGAGCAGCTTCTGGGGCGCGCCGGTGACGTTGCGCGGCATCGAAACGCTGGCCGCGGAGGCGCAGCGCGCCGGTCTGCCCGATCTTTACGTGGGCGATCTGTCAGGCCCGCGCGGCGGCCCCCTGTCGGGCGGCCATGTCGCCCATCAACGCGGCCTCGATGTCGATATCTATCTCGATACGCAGCCCAAGCCGGCGCTGACGCTGGCGCAGCGCAACGGGCTGGCGCCCCCGGCGATCGTCCCAGCCGGCAGTACCCAGGTTGATCCCGCGCAATGGTCGCGCGCGACGATGACGCTGATCCATATGGCAACGGCGCTGCCCGGCCTCGATCGCCTTCTGGTCAATCCAGTGATCAAGCGCCAGCTGTGCGAGGCGGCGACGGGCGATACGTCTTGGCTGCGGCGGGTGCGACCCTGGTGGGGACACCGCGCCCATATGCATTTGCATTTCGCCTGTCCACCCGGCCAGCCTGACTGCGTCGATCAAGCCGCCGTTCCGGCCGGCAATGGCTGCGGTGCGGCATTGGATTGGTGGTTCATGCCGGACGGCAGCATCCGGCCGCCCCCTCCATCGAGCGGCGGGCAACCCCCGGCGATCCCCGCGGCCTGCGGGCCGATTTTGGCACCTCTGGCGGGTGGAGCTTTGCCGCAGGGTGCGGAAGCGAATTAG
- a CDS encoding polysaccharide biosynthesis/export family protein: protein MRKTLCVMTGFWLTGCAAPGATLPPLPPPASTALYRLGPGDRVRVIVYGDKELSDVFAIGDDGQIALPLAGSLPASGITASTLGAEIADSLKTRGMMDDPSVAVEIASYRPIFILGEVLRPGQYPYEPGMTVVAAVSLAGGYTYRAIKAYESIVRTTKTTTVQGRVGPADRVAPGDVITVYDRRF, encoded by the coding sequence ATGAGAAAAACCCTCTGCGTGATGACGGGATTTTGGCTGACCGGCTGCGCCGCGCCCGGCGCCACCCTGCCGCCCTTGCCGCCCCCCGCGAGCACGGCGTTGTACCGGCTGGGGCCTGGCGACCGGGTGCGTGTCATCGTCTATGGTGACAAGGAACTCAGCGATGTCTTCGCGATCGGGGATGACGGCCAGATCGCGCTCCCGCTCGCCGGGTCACTGCCCGCCAGCGGCATCACCGCCAGCACCCTGGGCGCCGAAATCGCGGACAGCCTGAAGACGCGCGGCATGATGGACGACCCCTCCGTCGCCGTGGAGATCGCGTCCTATCGCCCAATCTTCATTCTGGGGGAGGTGCTGCGGCCAGGACAATATCCCTATGAACCCGGCATGACCGTGGTGGCGGCCGTGTCCCTCGCCGGCGGCTATACCTATCGGGCGATCAAAGCCTATGAGAGCATCGTGCGCACGACCAAGACGACGACCGTCCAAGGTCGTGTGGGCCCCGCCGACCGGGTCGCCCCGGGTGATGTCATCACGGTGTACGACCGCCGCTTCTGA